A single genomic interval of Flectobacillus major DSM 103 harbors:
- a CDS encoding Crp/Fnr family transcriptional regulator encodes MSELGKHIAQHTAISTDDIEKIVTYFKPQFFDKKACLLKENQLCKSLYFVNKGCLRLFFCDEKGNEQTIQFALEGWWITDLTAFHSEKLAEFSIQAIEATEIMEIDRNSLEELLKEFPQMERYFNKIYQRAYAASLLRVKYVFTLSKEAFYQMFSTKYPKFIQRIPQKILASFLGFTPEYLSELRKKSMKK; translated from the coding sequence ATGTCAGAATTAGGGAAACATATCGCTCAACATACTGCTATTTCAACAGATGATATTGAAAAAATAGTTACGTACTTTAAACCTCAATTCTTTGATAAAAAAGCTTGCTTACTTAAAGAAAATCAACTTTGTAAGTCTTTATATTTTGTCAATAAAGGATGCTTACGACTATTTTTTTGTGATGAAAAAGGGAATGAGCAAACCATACAATTTGCTCTTGAAGGCTGGTGGATAACCGACCTTACGGCATTTCATAGTGAGAAATTGGCAGAATTCAGTATTCAAGCTATTGAGGCTACCGAAATAATGGAGATTGATAGAAATAGCTTGGAGGAATTGCTAAAAGAGTTTCCGCAGATGGAACGCTATTTTAATAAAATCTATCAAAGAGCTTATGCCGCTTCTTTGTTGAGGGTGAAATATGTGTTTACTTTGTCAAAAGAAGCTTTCTATCAGATGTTTAGTACTAAATATCCTAAATTTATTCAACGTATTCCACAAAAAATCTTGGCTTCTTTTTTGGGCTTCACACCTGAATATTTGAGTGAATTAAGGAAAAAAAGTATGAAAAAATAA
- a CDS encoding phosphotransferase family protein, producing the protein MMEYKHLVDKPRTVRDEDRLDNDKIRIFIEQYLPNLTGNMTIEQFSGGASNLTYQISFGQQQYILRCPPKGTKAKGAHDMAREYKIMQALKPFYQYVPQMIAYCDDTSLIGREFYVMEKLVGIIPRANLPKEMTLNNQETRHLCLNVLDKMVQLHQIPIEKTPLSTFGKGQGYCQRQITGWTERYKKVKTWNVPSCQYIMDWLQRNQPSEERSCFIHNDFRFDNVVLSPDNPLEVIGVLDWEMATIGDPLMDLGNSLAYWVEANDDFMFKMVRRQPTHLKGMLTRKEVVAYYCNKMGISLPSFTFYEVYGLFRLIVILQQIYFRYYHRQTTNPAYKNFWLLVNYLNWRCKRIITKI; encoded by the coding sequence ATGATGGAATACAAACACTTGGTAGATAAACCACGGACTGTTCGGGATGAAGATCGTCTGGACAATGATAAGATACGTATTTTTATAGAGCAATATCTTCCAAACTTAACTGGAAATATGACCATAGAACAGTTTAGTGGTGGGGCTTCTAACTTAACTTATCAGATAAGTTTTGGCCAACAACAATATATATTAAGATGTCCCCCCAAAGGTACAAAGGCTAAGGGTGCTCATGATATGGCACGTGAGTACAAAATTATGCAAGCACTTAAACCTTTTTACCAATATGTGCCTCAAATGATTGCCTATTGCGACGATACGTCGTTGATAGGACGCGAGTTTTATGTTATGGAAAAACTCGTTGGCATTATCCCTAGAGCTAATTTACCCAAAGAAATGACACTCAACAACCAAGAAACCAGACATTTATGCCTAAATGTATTGGATAAAATGGTGCAATTACATCAAATTCCTATTGAAAAAACACCTTTGAGTACTTTTGGAAAGGGGCAGGGCTATTGCCAGCGACAAATAACAGGCTGGACCGAACGTTATAAAAAAGTAAAAACATGGAATGTACCTTCATGTCAATATATTATGGACTGGTTACAACGTAATCAGCCAAGCGAAGAACGTTCGTGTTTTATTCATAATGATTTTAGGTTTGATAATGTTGTACTTTCACCCGATAACCCATTGGAAGTTATTGGGGTTTTAGACTGGGAAATGGCCACCATTGGCGACCCACTTATGGACTTGGGTAATTCTTTGGCGTATTGGGTAGAAGCTAATGATGATTTTATGTTTAAAATGGTGAGGCGACAACCTACTCACCTAAAAGGGATGCTTACTCGAAAAGAAGTTGTAGCTTATTATTGTAACAAAATGGGTATTTCATTGCCTAGCTTTACTTTTTACGAAGTATATGGCTTATTTAGGCTTATTGTGATATTACAACAAATCTATTTCCGTTACTATCACCGACAAACCACCAATCCAGCCTATAAGAACTTTTGGCTACTGGTCAATTATCTGAATTGGCGTTGTAAAAGAATTATTACCAAAATATAA
- a CDS encoding acyl-CoA dehydrogenase family protein: MNFNHSPKTAQLIKQVQIFMNDYIFPLEEEIMNTHELQQPNWKLWQVNQQIEVLKAKAKDAGLWNLFLPEISGLSNTEYAPLAEQMGHSLIAPEIFNCNAPDTGNMEVLWKYGSDWQKETWLHPLLEGSIRSVFCMTEPAVASSDATNMQATIVEDNDEVILNGTKWWSTGIGHPNCKVAIFMGLSDANASKYLQHTMVIVPLATQGVEIKRMLPVFGTYDAPYGHGEVSFTNVRVPKTHIIAGLGRGFEIAQGRLGPGRIHHCMRALGASERALQLLIERSLTRVAFGRPLVKLGGNADIIANARIDLEMARLLVMKTAFLLDTAGVKGAMSEVSQIKVIVPTIACRIIDQAMQIHGGMGLSNDTPLAGLYAYARTLRLADGPDEVHRGVVAKMEVKKYSNYVNDGIQTLGR; the protein is encoded by the coding sequence ATGAATTTTAACCATTCTCCAAAAACTGCTCAATTGATTAAGCAAGTCCAAATCTTCATGAATGACTATATATTTCCTCTGGAAGAGGAAATAATGAACACGCATGAGCTACAGCAACCCAACTGGAAATTATGGCAAGTGAATCAGCAAATAGAAGTGCTAAAAGCAAAAGCAAAGGATGCTGGACTTTGGAATCTATTCCTCCCCGAAATCAGCGGATTGTCGAATACTGAGTACGCCCCTTTGGCCGAACAAATGGGTCATTCCTTGATTGCCCCCGAAATATTTAATTGTAATGCCCCCGATACAGGCAATATGGAGGTTTTATGGAAATATGGCTCGGATTGGCAAAAAGAAACTTGGCTTCACCCTTTATTAGAAGGTTCTATTCGCTCGGTATTCTGTATGACCGAACCAGCAGTGGCCTCAAGTGATGCTACCAATATGCAGGCTACAATTGTTGAAGACAACGATGAGGTTATCCTAAACGGTACAAAATGGTGGAGTACTGGTATTGGACACCCAAATTGCAAAGTAGCCATATTTATGGGATTGTCCGATGCCAATGCCAGTAAGTATTTACAACATACTATGGTAATAGTACCTTTAGCTACACAAGGTGTAGAAATTAAGCGAATGTTGCCTGTTTTTGGTACTTACGATGCTCCCTATGGGCATGGCGAGGTAAGTTTTACCAATGTACGTGTACCCAAAACACATATTATTGCGGGCTTAGGGCGTGGTTTTGAAATAGCTCAAGGTAGATTAGGCCCTGGGCGAATTCATCATTGTATGAGAGCATTAGGGGCATCTGAACGAGCATTACAGTTACTCATTGAGCGTTCATTGACACGTGTGGCTTTTGGTAGGCCATTGGTAAAACTGGGAGGCAATGCCGACATTATTGCCAATGCTCGTATCGACCTAGAAATGGCTCGCTTGCTAGTTATGAAAACGGCTTTTTTGTTAGACACCGCAGGGGTAAAAGGTGCTATGAGCGAGGTTTCTCAAATCAAAGTGATTGTGCCAACAATTGCTTGCAGAATCATAGACCAAGCCATGCAAATACACGGGGGGATGGGGCTTAGTAACGACACCCCTCTGGCAGGCTTATACGCTTATGCTCGAACCCTAAGGCTGGCCGATGGCCCCGACGAAGTTCATAGAGGTGTTGTAGCTAAAATGGAGGTAAAAAAATATAGCAACTATGTCAATGATGGAATACAAACACTTGGTAGATAA